The genomic region CAACACGACACCAGGATTAATGTCTGAAGGGTGGAGCAAGAAAAAGTTTGAGCCATTTCTCCAATTCTCCCTTTTCCCCATTTCTCCTTGTTTACACTTCTAATGTATAGCCCTGAACGGTTACAAAAAATCAACAATTTAAGGAGGGAAAAAATATGTCAAAATTAATTGCACCACACGGGAGTGAAGAATTAAAGCCGTTGTTGCTAACGGGTGATGAATTAAAGGAAGAGCAAAAGAAAGCCAAAACTTTAACTCAAATAAAGATGACATCGCGAGAGACATCTGATTTGATAATGATGGGTATTGGTGCTTTTACACCATTAACCGGTTTTATGGGTAAGGCTGATTGGCAGGGTGTTTGCGATGAAATGATGATGACAAATGGTATTTTCTGGCCTATTCCTATTACACTTTCAACCACAGAAGGTCAAGCAGATAGTTTAAAAAAGGGTGAAGAGGTTGCTTTGATTGACGAGGAAAGCGGCGAATTAATGGGCACAATGAAGATTGAGGAGAAATACACAATTGATAAGGAACATGAATGCAAACAGGTTTTTAAAACTACTGACCATGAGCATCCCGGGGTTCATAAAGTTATGTCGCAGGAAATGGTAAATTTAGCCGGTCGGGTAAAAGTATTGAATGAACTCCATTATCCAGAGGAATACGGTGAGCTTTATATGAGACCAGCACAGACAAGAGAACTTTTTAAAGAAAAAGGTTGGAGTAAAGTAGCCGCTCTTCAATTACGAAATCCGATGCATCGAGCTCATGAATATCTGGCTAAAATAGCCGTTGAGGTTTGCGACGGCGTATTTATTCATCAATTGGTGGGTAAACTGAAAGCCGGGGATATACCTGCTGATGTGCGTGTTAGAGCAATTAATACCTTAGCAGAACACTACTTTGTCAAAGATACCTGTATTCAAGGGGTTTATCCAATGGAGATGCGTTATGCTGGACCACGCGAGGCTTTACTCCACGGCGTTTTCAGACAAAACTACGGCTGTAGCCATCTCCTGGTCGGTCGAGACCACGCCGGTGTGGGTAATTATTATGGACCTTTTGATGCTCACCACATCTTTGATGAAATTCCATCAGATGCCCTTTTGCTTCAACCACTTAGAATCGATAACACTTTCTATTGCACCAAATGTGATGGTATGGCTTCAATGAAAACCTGCCCTCATGACAATCAGTATCGGGTGATTTTAAGCGGGACTATGCTCCGAAAACTCCTGTCTGAAAATCAGGATGTGCCAGACCACTTTAGCCGACCTGAGGTATTAGCGATTTTAAAAGAGTATTATGCTAAACTGGACGAGGCGGAAAAGGTAGAGATTAAATTACATAAGCATACAAAGGGAGAGACCGGGCATGAGCCTGCGGCTCACAAACGAAGATGAAAATAGTGGTAGGTGGGAGGGGTCCAGAAGGTAAGGAGATAGGCTTAAGGAGTGATGTTTTCTTTACTTTCTACTCTCTACTTTCTACTTCCTA from bacterium harbors:
- the sat gene encoding sulfate adenylyltransferase — encoded protein: MSKLIAPHGSEELKPLLLTGDELKEEQKKAKTLTQIKMTSRETSDLIMMGIGAFTPLTGFMGKADWQGVCDEMMMTNGIFWPIPITLSTTEGQADSLKKGEEVALIDEESGELMGTMKIEEKYTIDKEHECKQVFKTTDHEHPGVHKVMSQEMVNLAGRVKVLNELHYPEEYGELYMRPAQTRELFKEKGWSKVAALQLRNPMHRAHEYLAKIAVEVCDGVFIHQLVGKLKAGDIPADVRVRAINTLAEHYFVKDTCIQGVYPMEMRYAGPREALLHGVFRQNYGCSHLLVGRDHAGVGNYYGPFDAHHIFDEIPSDALLLQPLRIDNTFYCTKCDGMASMKTCPHDNQYRVILSGTMLRKLLSENQDVPDHFSRPEVLAILKEYYAKLDEAEKVEIKLHKHTKGETGHEPAAHKRR